A stretch of Malassezia japonica chromosome 6, complete sequence DNA encodes these proteins:
- the YTA7 gene encoding TAT-binding protein-like protein 7, AAA ATPase (COG:O; EggNog:ENOG503NX6I; BUSCO:EOG092606O3): MAAPSRRSTRYASMSESPKRPGLRKRPQGSFYSQYFAEGELSEEDDEPPRDVHEPSPPRVRLTRSGRRSTSYVEPSWDDDEESPPRRRTRTSAKGLRGFVAPDDEDEDENADYGETVRARRAAERTQRRENLMSLAASRSARRHRDSSEPELMRSSARLAQRERMASEEHYSEETPSSAESEHEQTGRAYSFRTRKKINYSMVAPPPEPPRDGFGRRVRRASRPSRAYELPAAPPHQGIGLPSLPYSSLPRGRRGKEGWDALPLTMSGKDYASAFGEADDSSDDEPPRTLAAPVTGGSALLENGPAPAPAGLGTATDAMGRVKSGGDPLADVDPLGVDMQIDFGHVGGLEHHVQQLKEMVSLPLLYPELFQRFGVTPPRGVLFHGPPGTGKTLVARALAASCSTSGQKISFFMRKGADCLSKWVGEAERQLRLLFEEAKNAQPSIIFFDEIDGLAPVRSSKQDQIHASIVSTLLALMDGMDGRGQVVVIGATNRPDSVDPALRRPGRFDREFYFPLPTKEARLSILSIHTRNWEPPITDELKEVLAGATNGFGGADLRALCTEATLNAIQRRYPQIYSSSERLLLDPASVEVGGRDFLLALEKMVPSSARSASTAATPLPAHLVPLLGSVVDAAHNVCRRILPQKDKRSALEEALWEVDPTALGAMPSIAAESPAGALERELLQQSFEKARVYRPRLLLHGPAGMGQATAAAALLHRLEGYNVQTIAVASLLGDSSQTPESSLVQQFNEARRLKPSVLLVPELDRWPVLLSESVREAFCALLDTLKPEDPVMLLGVASVPFDELPSEIRAWFGILPLHRVAIPTPSEDARAAYLGDIARQAARPPSQFADGLPRRRRVLDELPKAPPQPPRQPTQLELSQQTESDARLLEHLKFRLGPVLAELRKKFKKFTRDVWDEYNLRELMAQFDWRREKGKVIVTLRYDKSDQLVGASSDEGENDVPADVGGSDEGADEDADEDADEDADEDADEGADEDADAGADEAPDAAIDEPVVVPADAPADALDAPVEAPVAEPAESHTADTDMAPVHEAPAPTASAEAPPAEANDDSPYILRDFTIYTMTLEKMQKRLYYNGYLTCDAFMDDINKIVSNAEEAREVDADRVFRARQMQNLATILLDQYIDAPFRAECERMAQRVLAREEEARRTAELQKAGEVHSRRPNGQRYSARKQGEAPGPNDLVDVSTIERAHKRVRSTSAPADAPDEPEEEAPKRPRTDDEPVADAVPPPVPPAAPALPDMLLSTTAQDELVAMLVRTTNGFSIEQLEQTRAACYDAILAHRTAWDRQPLLAELHTVAHALHEAVHGRSA, translated from the exons GAGGACGATGAACCCCCTCGTGACGTGCACGAGCCGTCACCGCCCCGCGTGCGCCTCACGCGCagcgggcggcgctcgacaagctATGTAGAGCCGAGCTGGgatgacgacgaagagtcgcctcctcgccggCGTACACGCACCTCCGCCAAGGGCCTGCGGGGCTTTGtcgcgccggacgacgaggacgaagacgaAAACGCGGACTATGGCGAGACggtgcgcgcacgccgcgcggcggagcgcacACAGCGCCGCGAAAATCTAATGAgcctcgccgcgtcgcggtcggcacgccgccacCGCGACTCGTCGGAGCCCGAGctgatgcgctcgagcgctcgcctcgcccagcgcgagcgcatggcgTCCGAGGAACACTACTCGGAAGAGACGCCCTCCTCGGCAGAGAGCGAACACGAGCAGACGGGGCGTGCGTACAGCTTCCGCACGCGGAAAAAGATCAACTACTCCATGGTTGCGCCaccgcccgagccgccgcgcgacggctTTGGacggcgtgtgcgccgcgcgtcgcgcccctcgcgcgcgtacgAGCTGCCagccgcaccgccgcaccAAGGCATCGGCCTGCCGAGCCTGCCGTactcgtcgctgccgcggGGGCGCCGGGGAAAAGAAGGATGggatgcgctgccgctgACCATGTCTGGCAAGGACTACGCCAGTGCGTTtggcgaggcggacgacagctcggacgacgagccgccgcgcacgctcgctgcgccagtGACAGGTGgcagcgcgctcctcgaaaacggccctgcgccggcgccggccggccTCGGGACTGCGACCGATGCGATGGGGCGCGTCAagagcggcggcgatcCGCTCGCGGACGTCGATCCTCTGGGAGTCGACATGCAGATCGACTTTGggcacgtcggcggcctcgaACACCacgtgcagcagctcaaAGAGATGGTCTCCCTTCCGCTGCTGTACCCCGAGCTGTTCCAGCGCTTTGGCgtcacgccgccgcgtggcgTGCTCTTCCACGGCCCCCCGGGAACAGGcaagacgctcgtcgcgcgtgcgcttgcggcaagctgctcgacgtccGGCCAGAAAATCAGCTTCTTTATGCGCAAAGGTGCCGACTGCCTGTCCAAGTGGGTTGGTGAGGCGGAGCGCCAGCTGCGTCTGCTCTTTGAAGAGGCCAAGAATGCACAGCCGAGCATCATCTTTTtcgacgagatcgacggCCTGGCGCCGGTGCGGTCGAGCAAGCAGGACCAGATCCACGCAAGCATCGTAAGcacgctgcttgcgcttATGGACGGCATGGACGGGCGTGGGCAAGTCGTCGTGATCGGCGCGACCAACCGCCCCGACTCGGTAGATCCCGCATTGCGGCGCCCCGGCCGCTTTGACCGCGAATTCTACTTTCCACTGCCGaccaaagaggcgcgcctcaGCATCCTCTCGATCCACACGCGCAACTGGGAGCCCCCGATCACCGATGAGCTCAAAGAGGTGCTGGCCGGTGCGACGAACGGCTTTGGCGGTGCCGATCTTCGT GCATTGTGCACAGAGGCGACGCTCAACGCCATTCAGCGGCGCTATCCCCAGATTTATAGTTCGtcggagcgcctgctcctcgacccggcgtcggtcgaggtgggcggccgcgactttttgcttgcgctcgaga AAATGGTGCCGTCGTCTGCACGTTCTGCCAGCACCGCGGccacgccgctgccggcgcacctcgtgccgctgctcggcagcgtcgtcgatgcggcgcacaatGTATGCCGCCGCATCCTTCCCCAAAAGGAcaagcgctcggcgctcgaAGAGGCGCTTTGGGAAGTCGACCCTacagcgctcggcgccatGCCCTCGATCGCTGCCGAGTCGCCGGCAGGTGCACtagagcgcgagctcctgcagcaATCGTTTGAAAAGGCGCGAGTGTACCGCCCTCGCCTCCTTCTCCATGGGCCGGCTGGCATGGGCCAGGCGACGGCTGctgccgcgctgctgcaccgcctcgaaGGATACAACGTCCAGACGATTGCGGTTGCGTCGCTTTTGGGCGACAGCAGCCAGACGCCCGagtcgtcgctcgtgcagcagtTTAACGAGGCACGCCGCCTCAAGCCGAGCGTCCTGCTCGtgcccgagctcgaccgctGGCCCGTGCTTCTGTCCGAGAGTGTGCGCGAAGCGTTctgtgcgctgctcgacacgctcaaGCCCGAGGATCCCGTGatgctgctcggcgtcgcgagcgtgccgttTGACGAGCTCCCGAGCGAGATCCGCGCGTGGTTCGGCATCCTGCCGCTCCACCGCGTTGCGATTCCGACGCCGTCCGaggacgcgcgcgccgcgtaccTCGGCGACATtgcgcgccaggccgctcggccgccgtcgcagTTTGCCGACGGtctgccgcggcgcaggcgtgtgctggacgagctgccAAAAgcaccgccgcagccgccgcgccagccgacgcagctcgagtTGAGCCAGCAGACGGAAAGCGACGCgcggctgctcgagcacctcaagttccgcctcggccctgtgcttgccgagctgcgcaaaaAGTTTAAAAAGTTTACGCGCGACGTCTGG GACGAGTACAATCTTCGCGAGCTTATGGCGCAGTTTGACTGGCGCCGCGAAAAAGGCAAGGTGATTGTCACGCTGCGCTACGACAAGTccgaccagctcgtcggcgcgtcgtccgacgAGGGTGAGAACGATGTGCCGGCGGACGTTGGCGGTAGCGACGAGGGCGCAGACGAGGACGCAGACGAGGACGCAGACGAGGACGCAGACGAGGACGCAGACGAGGGTGCGGACGAGGATGCGGATGCCGGTGCGGACGAGGCCCCCGATGCAGCTATCGATGAGCCGGTGGTCGTGCCGgcagacgcgccggcggacgcgctcgatgcgcctgTCGAGGCGCCTGTCGCGGAACCTGCCGAATCCCACACGGCCGACACCGACATGGCGCCCGTGCACGAGGCGCCTGCCCCCACCGCTtctgccgaggcgcctcCTGCCGAGGCCAACGACGACTCACCGTATATCCTGCGCGACTTTACCATTTATACCATGACGTTGGAAAAGATGCAAAAGCGTCTGTACTACAACGGCTACCTTACGTGCGATGCGTTCATGGACGATATCAACAAGATCGTGTCGAATGCCGAGGAGGCACGCGAGGTCGATGCGGACCGCGTGTTCCGTGCACGCCAGATGCAGAACCTCGCGACGATCCTCCTAGACCAGTACATTGATGCGCCGTtccgcgccgagtgcgagcgcatggcgcagcgtgtACTTGCACGTGAAGAAgaggcgaggcgcaccgccgagctccaAAAGGCCGGCGAGGTGCACTCGCGGCGCCCCAATGGGCAGCGCTACAGTGCACGCAAGCaaggcgaggcgcccggCCCCAACGACCTCGTGGACGTCTCGACGATTGAGCGTGCACACAAACGCGTGCGCTCCACGTctgcgcctgccgacgcacccgacgagccggaggaagaggcgccgaagcggccgcgcaccgacgacgagccggtgGCGGACGCGGTACCGCCCCCCGTCCCtccggcggcgccagcgcTGCCTGACATGTTGCTCTCCACCACGGCACaggacgagctcgtggcgATGCTTGTGCGTACTACGAATGGCTTTTCTATCGAGCAACTCGAGCAGacccgcgccgcgtgctaCGACGCGATCCTCGCCCACCGCACCGCGTGGGACCGCCAgccgctcctcgcggaGCTCCACACGGTTGCCCACGCGCTCCACGAAGCGGTGCACGGTCGTAGCGCATAG
- the SIS1 gene encoding Molecular chaperone (DnaJ super) (EggNog:ENOG503NW97; BUSCO:EOG092641A6; COG:O) translates to MGKDYYQILGVPKSADDDAIKKAYKKAALKWHPDRNKDNEATAKKKFQEVGEAFEVLSDKNKRTIYDQYGEDGLKGGGPMPEDAAGGFPGAGMGGGFPGGGGRTFHFTSGGGGNPFGGAGGFSPSDPNDIFAHIFGGMGGGGMGGMGGMGGMPGMGGMPGGGRSSRGGRGGMGGMGGMGGMGADDLGGMFGGGFGGAEPETHEKPEDTESPLKLTLEELYKGATKKLKIGRKLASGGKEEKVVTIEVKPGWKKGTKVRFAGMGNEVSPGVSHDLVFVVDERPNTTFTRNGDDLRIVQPLKLADALDPPKPGSPASRRKVTTLDGRTIDIPLPSPAAGKTTITPGRTTRLAGEGMPISKVKGTRKGDLVVEWNVEFPDRLSEAQRSQVRAALS, encoded by the exons ATGGGGAAGGACTACTACCAAATTTTGGGTGTGCCCAAGTCCGCCGATGACGATGCAATTAAGAAAG CATACAAAAAGGCGGCGCTGAAGTGGCACCCTGACCGTAACAAGGACAACGAGGCGACGGCCAAGAAGAAGTTCCAGGAAGTCGGCGAGGCTTTCGAGGTGCTTTCGGACAAGAACAAGCGTACCATCTATGACCAGTACGGTGAAGATGGCCTAAAGGGCGGCGGCCCGATGCCAGAGGACGCGGCTGGCGGTTTCCCTGGCGCCGGTATGGGCGGCGGTTTCcctggcggcggcggccgcacctTCCACTTTACCTCGGGTGGCGGCGGCAATCCGTTTGGCGGAGCCGGTGGCTTCTCGCCATCTGACCCGAACGATATCTTTGCTCATATCTTTGGTGGtatgggcggcggcggcatgggcggcatgggcggcatgggcggcatgCCCGGTATGGGCGGTAtgcccggcggcggccgcagcaGCCGTGGTGGCCGCGGTGGTatgggcggcatgggcggcatgggcggcatgggcgcCGATGACCTCGGCGGCATGTTTGGCGGCGGCTTTGGCGGCGCTGAGCCCGAGACCCACGAGAAGCCCGAAGATACCGAGTCGCCCCTCAagctcacgctcgaggagctctaCAAGGGCGCCACCAAGAAGCTCAAGATCGGCCGCAAGCttgcgagcggcggcaaGGAAGAAAAGGTCGTCACGATCGAAGTCAAGCCTGGCTGGAAGAAGGGTACCAAGGTGCGCTTTGCGGGTATGGGCAACGAAGTGAGCCCTGGCGTGTCGCACGACCTGGTGTTTGTCGTTGACGAGCGTCCGAATACCACGTTTACCCGCAACGGCGACGACCTGCGCATAGTCCAGCCGCtgaagctcgccgacgcgctggaccCCCCGAAGCCCGGCTCGCctgcctcgcgccgcaaggtgacgacgctcgacggccgtACGATCGACATTCCGCTGCCTTCGCCGGCCGCAGGCAAGACGACCATCACGCCCGgtcggacgacgcgcctcgccggcgaggGTATGCCGATTTCCAAGGTCAAGGGCACGCGCAAGGGCGACCTCGTCGTGGAGTGGAACGTCGAGTTCCCCGACCGTCTTTcggaggcgcagcgcagccaGGTTCGCGCCGCTCTGAGCTAA
- the SNU13 gene encoding RNA binding protein snu13 (COG:J; EggNog:ENOG503P2R7), translating to MSESEVNPKAFPLADAALTNQILDLVQQASHYKQLKKGANEATKTLNRGICEFIVMTADVEPIEIVLHLPLLCEDKNVPYVFVPSKIALGRACGVSRPVVACSVTTNEARELQSQIQTIKLAIERLLI from the exons ATGTCCGAGTCCGAAGTCAACCCCAAGGCCTTCCCCCTCGCCGATGCTGCGCTTACCAACCAGATCCTTGATCTGGTGCAGCAGGCTTCGCACTACAAGCAGCTGAAGAAGGGTGCGAACGAGGCGACCAAGACGCTCAACCGTGGTATCTGCGAGTTCATCGTGATGACCGCGGACGTCGAGCCGATTGAGATCGTGCTGCACCTGCCCCTGCTGTGCGAGGACAAGAATGTGCCCTACGTCTTCGTCCCCTCGAAAATTgccctcggccgcgcctgTGGCGTGTCGCGCCCGGTCGTCGCCTGCAGCGTGACCACGAACGAGGCCCGCGAGCTCCAGAGCCAGATCCAGACGATCAAGCTTGCG ATCGAGCGTCTCCTGATCTAA
- a CDS encoding uncharacterized protein (EggNog:ENOG503P6GZ) gives MPDAPPLQAPSWVATMPSHLGPVTGEKRSGSDAIFEIALQADASSFQAGYLGLEGFTAWIGEPQITRMLLHPTRYTHPGPDALKPFASPGFEHRARWHWNTVTPNSRYSLAPLYWSLHQPVTAHFWLDCSVIRSCEPAVVQVHVPPPDQSLVLDRGLKLSSVEAGLVRVTQSHPSGEMYSDDDILEYVLALQRARTSEQRDSLSHDAASSSAFSTHKPHRRHALVAFSGKSCRFHSQKPIHLQFALRSNAPPTPSAHPTFDLGTTQHSLGDGQCESITQDTTLHNVRFVLCIRILLRTATGERQDMCTGQLIKILPAPAGPEADAPALPPHSQGQPSDAPSKQSPSKHGKAPHSSDDIPALFTNQPEYDGYDDASQMDHAMRAMALSTPAQPGAYAQTIIRDPAHVQFSTTETNEPPPSMHEHVNDTRLPDALRSNPSYAAQLANIPSTERAPSTYDAVVDLAHDHSPPAEELPNFEEVSQQPSGILAPPICYTLPMDSQPFRDWPAGEPPLSFSGTCAEPSEARTDALPPSYADSAPGSDAGAPTAPPSESGDAHPPAYFQAHERGRTRAASPPSEHSSRDASTSARGDGATTIFPPLYEA, from the exons ATGCCCGACGCGCCACCGCTGCAGGCGCCTTCCTGGGTGGCGACCATGCCATCGCATTTGGGGCCCGTGACCGGAGAGAAGCGATCTGGATCGGACGCGATCTTTGAAATCGCGCTCCAGGCCGACGCATCCTCGTTCCAGGCTGGGTACCTGGGCCTCGAGGGGTTCACTGCATGGATC GGCGAGCCGCAAATCACCCGCATGCTCTTGCATCCCACTCGTTATACCCACCCAGGCCCAGACGCGCTCAAGCCGTTTGCATCGCCGGGATTTGAGCATCGCGCACGCTGGCACTGGAACACGGTGACGCCCAACTCGCGCTACTCGCTTGCGCCACTGTATTGGTCCTTGCACCAGCCGGTTACCGCGCACTTTTGGCTGGACTGCTCCGTGATTCGCAGCTGCGAGCCGGCCGTGGTCCAGGTGCACGTTCCGCCCCCAGACCAGTCCTTGGTGTTGGACCGTGGGCTGAAACTATCGAGCGTTGAGGCAGGGTTGGTCCGTGTGACACAGTCGCATCCGTCCGGCGAAATGTACTCGGACGACGATATTCTCGAGTACGTCCTCGCACTccagcgcgcacgcacgtcgGAGCAGCGCGATTCACTCTCGCACGATGCTGCATCTTCCTCGGCTTTTTCCACACACAAGCCCCACCggcgccacgcgctcgtggcGTTTTCCGGCAAGTCGTGCCGGTTTCACTCGCAGAAACCGATTCATCTGCAATTTGCATTGCGCTCaaatgcgccgccgacacCATCGGCACACCCTACGTTTGACCTCGGCACGACGCAGCATAGCCTCGGCGATGGGCAGTGTGAGTCCATCACGCAGGACACGACACTACACAATGTTCGGTTTGTTCTCTGCATCCGTATTCTTCTTCGTACCGCcaccggcgagcgccaggaTATGTGCACCGGGCAGCTGATCAAGATCCTGCCCGCCCCGGCAGGGCCTGAGGCGGATGCGCCGGCCCTCCCGCCGCACTCGCAGGGAcagccgagcgacgcgccttcGAAGCAGTCCCCGTCGAAGCACGGCAAGGCGCCACACAGCAGCGATGACATTCCTGCGCTCTTTACGAACCAGCCCGAGTACGATGGGTACGACGACGCGAGCCAAATGGACCATGCGATGCGTGCAATGGCGCTCTCGACACCCGCACAGCCGGGCGCCTATGCTCAAACCATTATACGCGACCCGGCGCACGTCCAGTTCTCTACCACCGAGACGAACGAGCCACCGCCGAGTATGCATGAACATGTGAACGATACTCGCCTCCCTGATGCCCTGCGTTCGAACCCGTCATATGCGGCACAGTTGGCCAATATACCAAGCACGGAACGCGCACCATCCACCTACGATGCGGTCGTCGaccttgcgcacgaccaCTCGCCGCCAGCAGAAGAGCTTCCCAACTTTGAAGAAGTGTCGCAGCAACCCTCGGGTATACTCGCACCGCCGATCTGCTACACTCTCCCTATGGATTCACAGCCGTTCCGCGACTGGCCTGCCGGTGAACCTCCTCTGTCCTTCTCGGGAACGTGTGCCGAGCCCAGCGAAGCGAGgaccgacgcgctgccCCCGTCGTACGCCGACTCGGCCCCGGGCTcagacgcaggcgcaccgaccgcaccgccgtccgagtcgggcgacgcgcatcCTCCCGCCTACTtccaggcgcacgagcgaggACGCACACGTGCCGCGTCGCCACCGTCCGAGCATAGCAGTCGCGATgcgagcacgtcggcacgcggcgaTGGCGCCACTACCATCTTCCCGCCGCTGTATGAAGCATAG
- a CDS encoding uncharacterized protein (TransMembrane:1 (o542-560i); EggNog:ENOG503NZ9T; COG:T) produces the protein MVEKNGPAKAAGENPASDSSFVDVSLDKESTPPRNASTADLGSLHASYKRGARWFRSQVALSEQADQPDTDFHYGMESEPRRRRHSVPDSHNTSDGDDSQSDVSPAVSFDHGRATPDPEGPAAHRHHGVLEPGLSSTPVGRKAKGRYRSRMEQPGRPSLLRLAQVEPQLPEQKGVRFDHTMEPGVSMTVEDDNGELYIVRSPKPGLSPLVGTGGSQRSMRDVQLDHALNRLKQRPNYAQSDTALARAAHGLMINTDAARNRSSENTTSMDTSSDSFGAASSPGAKRPARIEQAQLPVDSIPSPTEQLTPVATSPDTNFDTPKASDKAPPPPPKDASPPSSDEPRRSMSGTHTNLTRMPHLPPKSRKEEARHLAAFTAMMKESKLTERKRQEERAANEHKSREEEASTRRIWNEEILPCWTRARQEQRYRDIWWQGVPQPLRAPLWARACGNNLMLPHDLFERASKAAQRALDDGMVPDQLRDAVDADMRQTLPSLRLFDHPNAPMWQDLHDVLYAHVYVRADEACQRTHAEAMDMSMLHPNFALYVPGTASLAAMLLINMPAPRAFLAMMNIIASKSWLHTLYQLERGPGENHNVSQCNQPASVELQGYERVFNTLMAEQLPSVYANLHKSGVRTSDYLRAWIRTLFVPWLDVDTVARLWDIILLDETGAVIFRIALALIQLLEPRLYEHDRGALLSILHGTNAGALHVWRRDTPMEGDTSPPKDRIYAQYCIGESALFRVLEEQNEWWRDSTLRRLLDRELS, from the coding sequence ATGGTTGAAAAAAATGGgccggccaaggcggcTGGAGAGAACCCTGCGTCAGACTCGAGCTTTGTCGACGTGTCACTCGACAAGGAGAGCACACCACCTCGCAACGCATCGACAGCCGATCTCGGATCCTTGCATGCAAGCTACaagcgaggcgcgcgctggtTCCGCTCTCAAGTCGCGCTCAGCGAGCAAGCCGACCAGCCGGACACCGACTTTCACTATGGCATGGAAagcgagccgcggcgccggcggcatAGCGTGCCAGACTCGCACAATACCTCGGATGGAGACGACTCACAGTCTGATGTGTCACCCGCTGTATCGTTTGATCACGGTCGCGCAACGCCGGATCCAGAGGGGCccgctgcgcatcggcacCATGGTGTCTTGGAGCCTGGACTGTCTTCCACACCGGTAGGGCGCAAGGCAAAGGGGCGCTACCGGAGCCGCATGGAGCAGCCGGGGCGGCCGAGTCTCTTGCGCTTGGCACAGGTCGAGCCCCAGCTGCCCGAGCAAAAGGGCGTGCGGTTCGATCACACGATGGAGCCTGGCGTATCGATGACTGTGGAAGACGACAACGGCGAGCTGTATATCGTGCGGTCACCGAAGCCCGGTCTGTCGCCCTTAGTCGGCACAGGCGGCTCGcagcgctcgatgcgcgacgtgcagctGGACCATGCGCTCAACCGACTGAAGCAGCGCCCCAACTACGCCCAAAGCGACActgcgctggcgcgcgccgcgcacgggcTCATGATTAATACGGATGCTGCGCGCAATCGCTCGTCGGAGAATACTACGTCGATGGACACGTCGTCGGACTCATTCGGCGCGGCATCCTCGCCAGGCGCCAAGCGTCCGGCCCGTAttgagcaggcgcagctgccggTCGACTCGATTCCGAGCCCCACCGAGCAGTTGACGCCGGTGGCGACCTCGCCGGATACCAACTTTGACACGCCAAAAGCAAGCGACAAGGCGCCGCCTCCCCCGCCCAAAGACGCGTCACCCCCGTCCTCTGACgagccgaggcgctcgatgaGCGGCACGCATACCAACCTCACGCGCATGCCGCACCTGCCGCCCAAGTCGCGCAAGGAAGAGGCACGTCACCTTGCTGCCTTTACCGCGATGATGAAAGAGTCGAAGCtcaccgagcgcaagcggcaGGAAGAGCGTGCTGCCAATGAGCACAAGTCTCGCGAGGAAGAGGCGAGTACGCGACGTATTTGGAACGAGGAGATCCTGCCGTGCTGGACGCGTGCCCGGCAGGAACAGCGCTACCGGGACATTTGGTGGCAAGGCGTGCCCCAGCCGCTCCGTGCCCCGCTGTGggcacgcgcgtgcggcaACAACCTCATGCTACCTCACGACCTCTTTGAACGTGCATCGaaagcggcgcagcgcgcactCGATGATGGCATGGTGCCCGATcagctgcgcgatgcggtcgacgccgatATGCGGCAGACGCTAccgagcctgcgcctctttgacCACCCCAACGCGCCCATGTGGCAGGACCTGCATGATGTCCTCTACGCGCATGTCTATGTACGTGCGGATGAAGCGTGCCAACGCACACATGCAGAGGCAATGGACATGTCGATGCTGCACCCAAACTTTGCTCTCTACGTCCCTGGCACGGCGAgcctcgcggcgatgcTGCTCATTAATATgcccgcgcctcgcgctttCCTCGCGATGATGAACATTATCGCATCGAAAAGCTGGCTGCACACCCTATACCAACTCGAGCGAGGCCCGGGTGAGAACCATAACGTGTCGCAATGCAACCAGCCCGCGTCCGTCGAGCTACAAGGCTACGAGCGCGTGTTTAATACGCTCatggccgagcagctcccGAGCGTGTATGCCAACCTGCACAAGTCGGGTGTGCGGACAAGCGACTACTTGCGTGCGTGGATCCGCACACTATTCGTGCCGTggctcgacgtcgacacGGTCGCGCGGCTCTGGGACATTATCCTTCTGGACGAGACGGGTGCGGTGATTTTCCGCATCGCCCTCGCGCTCatccagctgctcgagccgcgCCTGTACGAGCACGACCGCGGCGCTTTGCTGAGCATCCTCCACGGCACAAACgcgggcgcgctgcacgtctGGCGCAGAGACACGCCGATGGAAGGCGACACATCGCCGCCAAAAGACCGCATCTACGCGCAGTACTGTATCGGGGAGTCCGCCCTCTTTCGCGTACTCGAGGAGCAGAACGAATGGTGGAGGGACTCGACGCTccggcgcctgctggaTCGCGAGCTAAGCTAG